From the genome of Miscanthus floridulus cultivar M001 chromosome 10, ASM1932011v1, whole genome shotgun sequence, one region includes:
- the LOC136487554 gene encoding zinc finger CCCH domain-containing protein 53-like yields the protein MDAWEATKVVFDRVRALDPENAPKMMGLLLIQDNSDKELIRLAFGPEHLLHAFVATARAELAGKPASPPSPVLGPLQTGPPWGLPSPGADHHRHSPFAADQLGYDGGADAFYADDYDVWSPAGGAGSHRRSFSLSDAEAAAASWRPCMYYARGYCKNGSSCRFLHGVPEDDAAEREMAVMRAKALAAAPPQLMASAYPFSPSPKGGVSLSFLLQQHQQQSETQRAAAGMLLGGEDMHRFPVRSPRMDRGDLIASPAARQIYLTFPADSTFSEEDVSNYFSMFGPVQDVRIPYQQKRMFGFVTFVYAETVKVILSKGNPHFVCDARVLVKPYKEKGKVPDRFRKLQHAHHGAEFAGCTSPTRLLDSRDPYDLQQPQIGPRMMYGNMANHEAFLRRKLEEQQQAAELQQAIELEGRRFMGLQLLDLKSRGHHLGLGSPVGSGSPMSLGQADAKGSGNNGNGNAAHLEDVTGIQDKKMSSTSLAMSAPAAASATADAEGKHEEHQGEGGDGSPKQAVNPGEEEKVESGPVTATPNAACGFQESGVVEHILPDSPFASPTKASIDTITTATAQNGSISNSSPHHVASSLFPAASTLELPPYSSCFFQVPRFSPGHEAIGL from the exons ATGGACGCCTGGGAGGCCACCAAGGTGGTGTTCGACCGGGTGCGGGCGCTGGACCCGGAGAATGCCCCCAAGATGATGGGCCTGCTGCTCATCCAGGACAACAGCGACAAGGAGCTCATCCGCCTCGCCTTCGGCCCGGAGCACCTGCTCCACGCCTTCGTCGCCACCGCGCGCGCTGAGCTCGCCGGCAAGCCCGCGTCCCCGCCGTCGCCCGTGCTCGGCCCGCTCCAGACCGGCCCGCCCTGGGGCCTCCCGAGCCCCGGCGCCGACCACCACCGCCACTCgcccttcgccgccgaccagctcGGGTACGACGGCGGCGCCGACGCGTTCTACGCCGACGACTACGACGTCTGGTCCCCCGCGGGCGGTGCCGGCTCCCACCGCCGGAGCTTCTCGCTCAGCGACGCCGAGGCGGCGGCCGCGTCGTGGAGGCCGTGCATGTACTACGCGCGCGGGTACTGCAAGAACGGCTCCTCCTGCCGCTTCCTCCACGGCGTGCCCGAGGACGACGCCGCGGAGCGGGAGATGGCCGTCATGCGCGCCAAGGCcctggccgccgcgccgccgcagctcATGGCGTCCGCGTACCCCTTCTCGCCGTCGCCCAAAGGAGGCGTCAGCCTCAGCTTCCTGCTCCAGCAGCATCAGCAGCAGAGCGAGACCCAAAG GGCGGCGGCGGGCATGCTGCTCGGCGGCGAGGACATGCACAGGTTCCCGGTGCGCTCCCCCCGGATGGACCGCGGCGACCTCATCGCCAGCCCCGCCGCGCGGCAGATCTACCTCACCTTCCCGGCCGACTCCACCTTCAGCGAAGAGGACGTGTCCAACTACTTCAG CATGTTCGGGCCGGTGCAGGACGTGCGCATCCCGTACCAGCAGAAGCGCATGTTCGGCTTCGTCACCTTCGTCTACGCCGAGACGGTGAAGGTCATCCTCAGCAAGGGCAACCCGCATTTCGTGTGCGACGCGCGCGTGCTCGTCAAGCCCTACAAGGAGAAGGGCAAGGTCCCCGACAGGTTCAG GAAGCTGCAGCACGCGCACCATGGCGCCGAGTTCGCCGGTTGCACGTCGCCCACCAGATTGCTGGATTCCAGGGACCCCTACGATCTCCAGCAGCCCCAGATCG GACCAAGGATGATGTACGGGAACATGGCTAACCATGAGGCGTTCCTGAGGAGGAagctggaggagcagcagcaggcggccGAGCTGCAGCAAGCCATTGAGCTGGAGGGGCGCCGCTTCATGGGGCTGCAGCTCCTTGACCTCAAGAGCAGGGGTCACCATCTCGGGCTCGGCTCCCCAGTTGGTTCAGGCTCGCCCATGTCTCTGGGGCAAGCTGATGCCAAAGGCAGCGGCAACAACGGGAATGGCAATGCCGCCCATTTGGAGGATGTCACCGGCATCCAAG ATAAGAAGATGAGCAGTACTAGCCTTGCAATGAGTGctcctgctgctgcctctgcaaCTGCTGATGCAGAAGGCAAGCACGAGGAGCACCAGGGAGAGGGTGGTGATGGCAGCCCCAAGCAGGCTGTCAACCCTGGGGAAGAGGAGAAGGTGGAATCTGGTCCTGTGACAGCAACACCCAATGCTGCTTGTGGATTCCAAGAAAG TGGCGTGGTGGAGCACATTCTGCCTGACAGCCCCTTTGCATCCCCCACCAAGGCCTCCATTGATACTATTACTACTGCAACTGCTCAGAATGGTAGCATCAGCAACAGCAGCCCTCATCATGTGGCTTCATCCCTTTTCCCAGCTGCATCCACCCTTGAGCTGCCCCCATACAGCTCCTGCTTTTTTCAGGTGCCCAG